From one Bacteroides fragilis NCTC 9343 genomic stretch:
- a CDS encoding endonuclease/exonuclease/phosphatase family protein encodes MNKFIYIFVAIVAISFASCTQERAKEKELKVLSWNVWHAGHAKNYPEKGCEGTIGILRKSQADVILMIETYGAAPMVADSLGYDYVLLSDNLCIYSRYPIKKTYLFPDSISTFNFGGVEIDMDGTPVRLFDTWLHYLPDMRLVPTEQSETDILAWDDAGTRDNEIRRILSVLQPMIRQTDSIPMIMGGDFNVHSHLDWTDATKDMYHHGGAVVEWTVSKEMQNAGFKDSFREIHPEPEKNIGTTWIYDNEDKPLRSDRIDFIYYQGKTIRAITSESYNQELTKPLKFMGEEFFYPSDHGFVMTTFKISPLEK; translated from the coding sequence ATGAATAAGTTTATATATATTTTTGTTGCTATTGTTGCAATAAGCTTTGCTTCCTGTACGCAAGAACGTGCAAAAGAGAAAGAATTAAAAGTTTTGTCATGGAATGTATGGCATGCGGGACATGCTAAAAATTATCCTGAAAAAGGATGTGAAGGTACTATCGGGATTCTGAGAAAGAGTCAGGCCGATGTTATTTTGATGATTGAGACTTATGGTGCGGCTCCAATGGTTGCAGACTCTTTGGGATATGATTATGTATTGTTATCGGACAATCTGTGTATTTATAGCCGCTATCCGATTAAAAAAACATATCTTTTCCCTGACTCCATTTCTACATTCAATTTTGGAGGAGTCGAAATAGACATGGATGGCACACCGGTCCGTTTATTCGATACCTGGTTGCATTATTTACCTGATATGCGCTTGGTACCTACCGAACAATCGGAAACAGATATTCTCGCATGGGATGATGCCGGTACCCGGGATAATGAAATACGCCGTATACTCTCTGTCTTGCAGCCGATGATTCGTCAGACTGACAGTATTCCCATGATTATGGGTGGAGATTTCAATGTGCATTCCCATCTTGATTGGACTGATGCAACGAAAGACATGTATCATCATGGTGGTGCAGTTGTGGAGTGGACTGTATCTAAAGAGATGCAAAATGCAGGTTTCAAAGACAGCTTCCGCGAAATACATCCCGAACCGGAAAAAAATATAGGGACTACATGGATCTATGATAATGAAGATAAACCACTCCGATCCGACCGTATTGATTTTATCTATTACCAAGGCAAGACCATTCGTGCAATTACCTCCGAATCTTATAATCAGGAGTTGACCAAGCCTTTGAAATTTATGGGAGAGGAGTTCTTTTATCCTTCCGATCACGGCTTTGTGATGACTACTTTTAAGATATCACCATTAGAAAAATAG
- a CDS encoding alkaline phosphatase, translated as MKKISILFIFSLILGLFVSEVSAAGPRLKKRPKHVVLVAFDGLSAVAIRNHPMPNFNRLMKEGASTLNNRSILPSSSAPNWASMFTGVGPELHGYTTWGSKTPEIPPFITNQYGRFPGLYGLLRDTHPKAELGYIYEWDGMKYLVDSLAINHFVHAPQTKDHPKGATQFAVNYLKEKKPMYCAVIFEYPDHTGHTYKWESKEYYEKLDELDGYLGEIVAAIEEAGMMDETVIILTADHGGIGTNHGGKTLNEMETPLVFYGKGVKKNYKITESTMVIDVPATEAWLLGVEPHEAWLGNPVTTAFFTK; from the coding sequence ATGAAAAAGATATCTATACTATTTATATTTTCCTTGATTCTTGGTTTATTTGTCAGTGAAGTAAGCGCGGCCGGCCCACGTTTGAAGAAACGTCCCAAGCATGTGGTATTGGTTGCTTTTGACGGATTGAGTGCTGTTGCTATCCGTAATCATCCCATGCCCAATTTCAATCGGTTGATGAAAGAAGGAGCTTCTACATTGAATAACCGTTCTATCCTCCCTTCATCGAGTGCTCCTAACTGGGCTTCCATGTTTACCGGAGTAGGACCGGAACTTCACGGTTACACTACTTGGGGAAGCAAAACGCCGGAAATTCCTCCTTTTATCACCAACCAATATGGCCGTTTTCCGGGACTGTACGGATTGTTGCGCGATACACATCCTAAAGCGGAACTCGGTTATATTTACGAATGGGATGGCATGAAGTATTTAGTCGATTCGCTTGCCATCAATCATTTCGTACATGCTCCACAGACAAAAGATCATCCCAAGGGAGCGACACAATTCGCCGTCAATTATCTGAAAGAGAAAAAGCCGATGTATTGTGCTGTTATATTTGAATATCCTGATCATACCGGACATACCTATAAATGGGAATCTAAAGAGTATTATGAAAAGTTAGATGAATTGGATGGGTATTTAGGTGAAATAGTAGCAGCTATTGAAGAAGCCGGTATGATGGACGAAACAGTGATTATTTTGACTGCAGACCATGGTGGCATCGGTACCAATCATGGAGGAAAAACGCTCAATGAAATGGAGACTCCACTTGTCTTTTATGGAAAGGGTGTGAAAAAGAATTATAAGATTACTGAAAGCACGATGGTTATTGACGTACCTGCCACAGAAGCCTGGTTGTTGGGCGTAGAGCCTCACGAAGCTTGGTTGGGCAATCCGGTAACAACTGCATTTTTTACTAAATAA